CTGTGCCCATTCGCTCTGGTATTTCCAATTTTCTAGCCAACTTAGACGAACCATCAAGCATGGTGAACAACCTCATTATGGGCAATGGTGAAAAAGCACTCGACCATTTCAATCGTTTTTGGATTAACTCAACGATTGGTTTGTTAGGCTTGATCGATATTGCCAGCGAAGCAGGGATCACTAAGTTTGATGACAAATCATTTTCTGATGCGATTGGTCATCATGGAGTAGGAAATGGCCCTTATTTTATGGTGCCAGGTTACGGCCCATTGACGACTCGTGAAGTAACGGACACCGTCGATGGTTTGTATGTGCCTCTCTCTTTCTTGAACTTCTGGGCGAGCTTGGGCAAGTGGGCATTTGAAGGTATGGAGACTCGGGCTCAATTAGTTTCTCAAGAAGCCCAATTGGATGACTCTCCGGATCCATACGCATTAACACGTGACGTCTACATTCAACGCCGTGACTTCAAAGCCGAAATCGAACCGGAAGAAGTCGATCTTGAAGAAGAAGACTTCATCGATGGTTATCTAGAAGATTACTAGAAACATGATTTAGAAAATCGATAAAAGAAAGGCTCGATGTTGAGAACAACATCGAGCCTTTTTAATGCTTATGACTTTAGATTAAGTCAAACAGATTAGAAGCGGTAGTTGGCTTGGATACCCACTAGCCAAACATTACCAGTTGTTGTACCAACAAATTGACCACCAACGGCTTCAGCAGTATCGTCAGATGCATAGCCACGTGATTCCGTGATTGGAGCATCCTTAGCAATAATGTATGTAAAGCCAGCATCAAATGACAATTGCTCAGACCATTGGTAACCAGCACCAACACTTAACCAAGTGCGGTCTGTTTCTGGGATAGTAATAGTACGGTTTTTGTCACTTACTGCTGAGGTATCGTAAGCAATACCGGTACGTAGCGCTAGCTTAGGATCAATTTGGTAAGTTGCACCTAAAGCAAAGCGGTAGTTATCCTCCCAATTTTCGACTTTAACTGTATGGCTGCCAGATGTGCCTAGCTCTGCTTGCAGTTTCTCGAATGAACTCCAATCCGTCCAGTTGAAACTAGCGTGAAGTGCTAAGGTTTTAGTCAGTTGATGGAAACTTGCGAGTTCTGCTGTTGCAGGAAGTGCTAACATCATATGGCCGTTGGCACGTTGACCTTGTGCCATCTTAAAGCCTATCCCCTCAGCGTGACCTTCCAATTTCAGTTCAACCTCAGATTTGTAGGCAAAACCTATACGGTGGTCTTCGTTGATCTGCCACGCTGTACCTACTTGCCAACCCCAAGCCGTGTCATCACCTTCCATATATTTTAGTGTTGTACCTGCAGGAACGGAGATTGGCATTTTATTTGAGTCTAGTGCGACTGCGTTTTTTGCTGGTGCAGTCGCACCGAAGCTACCTTCACCCATAACGTAACGAATGCCACCACCAATGCTAACTTGCTCAACAAGTTGATAAGCAAAGTTTAGGTTAGCTTCTTTAGTGATTACGCTTGCTTCGTTGCCGAAGTGAGAGGCGTTAAAGTCATCACCTAAATTAGTTTCCATGCCATAGTTCGTGCCAAATGCAAGACCAATAGCAAACTTTTCGTTGTAACGGTGAGAAATGTAAAGGTTAGGGATAATGGCATCATCTGCGAAATCGTTTGAAGATGCTTGGCTTGTACCTATCGCAGGGTGAGCGTGGTTTACTTCACCTTTAACATCAATGTTAGGGTTAACGTAGATAGCACCAACAGAAACTTGTGTACCTTCTAGGTAAGTCAACATTGCAGGGTTGCGCCATTGTGCGTCCGCACCGTCTGCGATTGCAGCTTCCCCCGCGTATGCACGGCCAAGGCCTGTAGCTGAGTATTCTGCTAATTGAAAACCTGCCGCTTGAGTCACGGTAGAAGTCGAAAGTAGTCCAACTGCCACTGCAGCAGATAGAAGAGTCTTATTCATTTTCATTGTGATGTTCGCTGAATCATAAGTATTTAGTGACATGATTCTACGTTTAGAGTTATTACTTTAAAAACGAAATTCGAATAAAACAGTGTTTTAGGGATTTAATTGTCAAATGTGCCGAATTATTAGGTAAATAGCCTGAATGTTTCGGCTGTGTTGCGAAATTTGAG
The Vibrio kanaloae genome window above contains:
- a CDS encoding MlaA family lipoprotein — protein: MSSSVLRLSSLLFIASLTVGCSSAPDESAYDNNLETSEYVVESHPNDPFEGFNRAMWDLNYEYLDPYLVRPVSLAYVDYTPVPIRSGISNFLANLDEPSSMVNNLIMGNGEKALDHFNRFWINSTIGLLGLIDIASEAGITKFDDKSFSDAIGHHGVGNGPYFMVPGYGPLTTREVTDTVDGLYVPLSFLNFWASLGKWAFEGMETRAQLVSQEAQLDDSPDPYALTRDVYIQRRDFKAEIEPEEVDLEEEDFIDGYLEDY
- a CDS encoding outer membrane protein transport protein, coding for MKMNKTLLSAAVAVGLLSTSTVTQAAGFQLAEYSATGLGRAYAGEAAIADGADAQWRNPAMLTYLEGTQVSVGAIYVNPNIDVKGEVNHAHPAIGTSQASSNDFADDAIIPNLYISHRYNEKFAIGLAFGTNYGMETNLGDDFNASHFGNEASVITKEANLNFAYQLVEQVSIGGGIRYVMGEGSFGATAPAKNAVALDSNKMPISVPAGTTLKYMEGDDTAWGWQVGTAWQINEDHRIGFAYKSEVELKLEGHAEGIGFKMAQGQRANGHMMLALPATAELASFHQLTKTLALHASFNWTDWSSFEKLQAELGTSGSHTVKVENWEDNYRFALGATYQIDPKLALRTGIAYDTSAVSDKNRTITIPETDRTWLSVGAGYQWSEQLSFDAGFTYIIAKDAPITESRGYASDDTAEAVGGQFVGTTTGNVWLVGIQANYRF